GGCGTACTATTCTCTCCGATCCTCACTTTAGCTCAGTTCTCAAGTCTCGCTCTAATGTCGATCTCAAGGTACACCTAAAGAGTTCTGCTTTTCTTTGAGTTTTGTGATTGCGTGTTTGGGACTAGTCATGTGATAGTTCAATAGCGTAACAGGACAAGTGGAGAAACATAAGTGTGACTGCGTTGTGGGGTTCACGGAAGAAGGCTAAACTTGCTCATCAAATGGACCATTAGTCAAGGTAAACACATGAATACACAAACACTTTCATTACACTCTCAGCATTTTCAAGTGCTTACTCGGCTCTTGTTCTCTCACTTTCAGATAAAGCACAAGTACAGGTTCTCTACTAATTTCACTAGCGCAGGAGCAAGACACAAGTCTTCTCAACTCTGTATAGAAGAAGGAAACAACAACTCACCAAGACCCAAGGGGAATGGAGCTAACATTCTCACCAAGTCCAGAGCAGACGAAGAGGTATTTATGATAAAAGGCATGACAGCAAAAGAAGCTGCAGAAACCGCTGCAAGAGCAGTTGCAGAGGCAGAGTTTGCGATCACAGAGGCTGAAGAAGCAGCGAAAGAAGCAGACAAAGCTGAAGCCGAAGCTGAAGCTGCTCAGATATATGCAAAGGCAGCCGTGAAAGCTTTGAAGTTCAGGATCAGTAATCACACTTGgtaaaaacagaagccattatGGGAAAGCTCTATATAACAGAGCAATCccttatatatatagtcaaacCATTAATGGTTTCTTATTTCAAAAGTTTAGGTTTTGAAATCATGTGATTATCTCATCACCTCCAGAGAACTCAAAAGCTTTCAATACCTATGTGTGCTCTCTCTTTTTTGGTCAGTAGTAAATCCTCAGTTTGATCATATGTAATGTTCTTAACTCTGAGATTCTGTAAAAAACTGAGTCTTTAGTTTCTGTTTGTAGATTGATCTGcttattttctgttttaattCTTTCACATTATGTAATTAACTCATAAAACTGATAAAATACGGCTCTGAAAGAAGGTGAATCTCATTgcttaagaagaagaaaaccaaTCAAAATCTAATATACAGAGCACAGGAAGACTGAGAAAAGATCAAGAGCTTGCAAAAGGGTTCTGTTTAGCTAGCTGACTTGGAGTGCTTAACAAGCCAATCAATCACTTGATCAATGTTGGTAGAGTTCTTGCAAGATATCATGAAGCAACAGACTTCTCTATCCGTAAACGACTTGAGCTCCCTATAGCAAAACAATGAAGAGAAAACATCATCATATCAGAATCTAGAAGCTAAAAAGGCCAAGGCCAAGCCTTATTGTTGTGTGTTTCTTCAGGTTTAAAAAAAGACTTACATCTCCTCGGTTAAGTCATCTTTAGACAAAGCTCCAGGCTTGTCTATTTTGTTACCAAGGACAAGAAGAGGGATA
The nucleotide sequence above comes from Brassica napus cultivar Da-Ae chromosome A9, Da-Ae, whole genome shotgun sequence. Encoded proteins:
- the LOC111213405 gene encoding telomere repeat-binding factor 2-like, yielding MGAPKQKWTPEEEAALKAGVLKHGTGKWRTILSDPHFSSVLKSRSNVDLKDKWRNISVTALWGSRKKAKLAHQMDHIKHKYRFSTNFTSAGARHKSSQLCIEEGNNNSPRPKGNGANILTKSRADEEVFMIKGMTAKEAAETAARAVAEAEFAITEAEEAAKEADKAEAEAEAAQIYAKAAVKALKFRISNHTW